Genomic segment of uncultured Fibrobacter sp.:
CAAGGACTTCCGCAGGGGCGCTACATCGTACGTCAAAGAATCCAGGGACGCAGATTGAACGCGGTATACATCAAAAAGTAGTTATTGAGTCGGTTTCAACGAATTTTAAAGGCGACGCAAAAAAAATGAATACACAACGGGGGTTGGAGTTTATTTTTTGAGCGTCGCTTTTTTGAATTGGAGTGTTTATGGGTTGTTTTACTTTAAAAATGGCGAACACAACCGCAACTTTTTTGTTATGCGGAATGTGCGCCTCTTACGGGATTACCCCGAACAAGTTGGTTTCTGGCGGTTTGCTGGCTCATACAGGAGCCACAACGACAGATTATCTGACGGACGGTTACTTGACCAACTGGAAGAGTAGCAGCGCCAAGGAAATCGCGTTGAACGTGGGCGAAGGCCCCAAAAAGCTCTTGATCAACTGGGAATCGTTCGGCGATTGTGCCTGGGCGACCGATTTCACGAGCGGTTGCGGCCACTCGGGCGTCGCACTCTCGAATTTCAGGATTTTGACTTCGGCGAATTCCACCGACGGTACCGACGGAGACTGGGAAGTGGCCGCCACCATCCAGAACAACCCCGTGATGGCACGTGGCGTAACCATCGACTTTGCGGGCAAATCCTGGTTCAAGATCGCAAGCGAAGGCGATGTGGGCAAGCTTCTTGAAATCGAGGCATTCGACATGAGCGCAGGCGGAACCGACACCTGGTTCTTTATGGGCACAAGCATCAGTCAGATGGGAATCAAGCAACAGGATACCGATTCCACCACGGCGCAGCTCATTCATGCAAAGTTTCCGGAATACACGCCCGCCATGTTGCGCGGTGGCATTGGCTGCATCAACAGCACCGAAGTCGTGGAACACCTAAGCGAATACCTGGAATACGCTGGCAACGTCAAATTCTGGGCAATCGAAATGGGTACCAACGATGCCTGGGACGGTGGCGATTGGAACCTGAACACCTACGTGAGCAACATGCAGACGATTATCGACTCTGCAAAGGCTCACGGAATCACGCCCGTGATTGCACGGATTATCGCGACCGATTCCGCAAAGGCGGGCTGGCAAATCAATCCGGCATTTTTGGAGGCTGTCGACAAACTCGTCGAAGATAACGACCTGCCGCAGGGTCCTGATTTCTACAGTTACTTTAAGGAACATCCCGAATTGTTGGCGAGCGACGGTGTACACCCGAATGCCGAAACCAAGGGCGGTCAAGCCATGCACCACTTGTGGGCAGAAGCGCTCGCCCCCTTGTATGCCGCAGGCGACACCGCCACCAAAACGCCAGACTCCTCCACGACTTTAAAGATGTCAGGCACGTTTATGGTCCCCCGAATTTACGCGCAAGGCAAGAATATCTTCGTTGAGGGCAACTTACTAAATGTAACCTCCGTAACCCTTGTTTCTGCAACGGGGCAACTCATTTCCCAAAAGGCCCTTTCTAAGAATTACGGACAAGTACAATTTGAAAACATCCCGACGGGGCAGTACATAGTCATTATCCGTGGCAAAAATGCGGTGCAGACAAGTACCGTACGGGCAAAGTAAAAGCGCAAATCTTCCTAAACCAAACAAAGAGGCACCCCGAACGGAGTGCTTCTTTTTTTGAAACGCAAACATTGGTGTTGACACAATTGTCCACAGTAAAAGAATAAATAACGCCTTTTCCTTTTAGTTTAAGTTTATATTAAAACCGGTTAAGGATGTAGACTCGATGGGGGTGCGCATGCACAAGTTTTCCTCGGGTGTTATAGCGGTTACTTTTATCGCCGGGATGTTTGGAGGTTGCTCGGAATCGCCCGGAAGTGGGTTAACTCCCCCCACCGAGGGCGATTCCTCAGCAACGAATTTTCCGGATTCATCAAACGCTGATTCTCTTCAGGAAATCAGCTCCGAAACCGCTTTCAGCGCAGGCGATACCCATTCTTCGAGCGGACTCACTGCAACAAGTTCATCGGACGTCTTTTTTGTTAGCTCCTCCTCGTCTGGTGAACTTGTAGCCTCTCCAAGTTCTTCAAGCGGAACCGGATTTTCATATATTGCACCTGCAAATTTTTCCGACACTGTAAACGGCGTCTTATTTGACATGATTCATGTTCCGGGAGGTTCGTACACACGCGGGTGTGACAACTGCGCCGAACAAGACAAAATTTACGAGACACCCGCGCACAAGGTAACCGTCAGCGACTACTTTGCCGCCAAAACCGAAGTCACGGTCAGCCAATGGAACGCCGTCATGGGCGGCAAGAAAAACGCTTGGGAATCAGGGAACGCCCCCAAAATAGGTGTAAGCTGGTTTGATGCGAATAATTTTGCTTGTAAATTAGGGCAATTGACAGGCAGGCAATACCGCCTGCTTACCGATGCCGAATGGGAATTTGCTGCTCGCGGAGGTAAGGATGGGATTGCCGACAGCTTCAAATTCTCAGGAGGCAACGCCATTGACGATGTCGCCTGGTATTCCGAAAACAGCGGTGGCAAGGCACACGACGTCGCCAGCAAGAAGCCGAACAAGCTCGGGCTTTACGACATGAGCGGCAATTCCTGGGAATGGGTGTACGACTGGCTCGTGGGTTATACTGCAGGCGATAAAGTCAACCCGGTTCAGCTCACGGGTTCTGGCAACAAGACGCGACGTGGCGGCAGTTACGGCGAACCCGCCGAATTCGCTCGGGTGAGCCGCCGGGCCATCCGTAGCCGCGATGGCGCCGCCGACATGGGATTTAGGCTAGGAGCCTCTACCGAACTTCCGCCGGGAATGATCAGCGCCTGCGAAGCGGCGAACCCGAGCGACGCGGTTTGTGCCGGAGACAAAAACCGCGACTGCCGCCTCATTACCGCAGCCGACGAAGCCTGGATCAGCGACGACTATACCGTTATCATCGGCGAAGACGGAATTGCTGCCGTTTCCGGATTTCCCAATGTTTCGGGGCAATGGTACACGCTCAACAACCGCAGTTTCAACGTGGTCACCAAAACCGGAACCAAAACGTACGCCTACTACGTGTTCAGCCAAGATGAACTCACCATGATTAGTGACGACGGCATTCCTTACCGACTGTACCGTCGCGCCCTGAGCGAAGCGAAGAATAAGGTAAACACCCCGACAGTAAGCAACCCGAAAACACTGGAACAACTGATTGCGGCTGTGGAACCCGAGCGCCTCGTGACAGACGAACAACTCGCCCACCCCGACACAAGCATACGAGACCCACGCATCGCCGCAGCCAGCGGATACACCTGGTTCTTTGACGGTCGTTGTTGCGGAGGCAACCACAAGTACCGTTTCCATCTCGACAAGAGCGGCGACGCCGAATTCGTGGTAATGGACTACGACGACACTCATCACGAAAATATTCTTGCAAAAGGTCGCTGGTTCACCGTAGGCAACATCGGGCTACACATCGTGCTGAACGGGAAATACTTCAATTACCTCTACACCGTTGGCGAACGAACCATGAGCTACAGCGAATACATGCCTGCAGGCCCCATTTTCTGTCACATTTCATTCCAAAGTTATGAACGAGGCGATTTCCGCATATTCAACAAGACCCTTTACGATGACAAAATCAAGCGTCCCCGCGGCTTCAACGGAGAAAATCCCGTTTACGAAGCAGGAGATTACCAGTGGGGGTCATAATGCGCACGTCCAATTTCATCTTTGCCACAACATGCGTTGCAGCACTCACGGCATGCAACGACAACGTATCTAACCCCGATATTGAATCAAGCTCGTCCGACAAATCCTCTAATCACTCCTGGATACCCGTGTCGTCGTCCGAGCAAGATTCCCCGGAATGGTCGTCTTCGGCAACGCCTTCTCTGGCAATGTCATCCTCGGCCATTCCGGCATCCTCTTCTAGCGAGTATCTTCTGCTCGCCCTATCATCCTCAGCAGAACTGCAAGTCGGCAGTTCCTCCTCGATTGAGGAATCTTCTTCGTCCGCAATCATGGATACCTCTCCGGAAATCGTTTTGGACAAAGACGGATTCGCCACGGTCGCCGATGTCTACAAGAGTCTCGCGCCCGACGAAAAGGCTGTTTTTATCATCCGCCATTCCGAACGTGAAGATGACGTGGCTTTGGAAACCGAACTCACCGCAAACGGAATCCAGATGGCACAGGATCTAGGGGCAACCCTCAAGAGCGAAGAAGAATTCTCGTACGTCACTTCGGGATTCGTGCGCACGAACGAAACCGCAAACCAAATCTCGAAAGGACGCGGAGAAGCCTCACTCCCGAAACTTATCACGAATTACGACATCACCGGCAACTGGTTCTTGAAAATTTCGGCCGACTCTCTCGCAAAATACGCGACGTCACTCGGTCTAAAAGGCAATTCCATCGAACTGATGGCTCACTGGGCATACGAAGGCGAATTCTCCGAAGCATTCTACGAGCTAGAGCCCCGCGCACAAGAATTCATGCAAGCGGTCATCCTGAAAAATTTATCCAAGTGGAAACGCATCACCATCATGGTATCGCACGACATCTTTGTGATGCCACTCGCCGTTTTCGGTTCACAGAAAAAGGTCGCTCTCAAGTATCACGAAGATTATCACTGGATTAACTACATCGCCGGGCTAGCCGTCATTGCCGATGCGCAGAACAACTTGCGCTACATCCCCGTAAAAGGCGCAGAATCCGGCGTCATAGACTATTTGGCCCTCTATATGGCCGAACATAAGATTTACACCAAATAGCGTCTAGAACAATACCCTGTACGGGACTTGCTTGCTATAGCGTCGGCCCTTCAGGTCACGGAACCCATTGCGGGCGGGAATTTGCAAGCCGTTCGGGAGAGTCGTCCCACGATTTACAATTGCCGTTTTCGAAGAATCGCCCGTAGCAACAGTAGTGTCGGCTCCTGCCACACTTTCCACAAGCACTTCCACGCGACCCGTATATTCGGTACCATCGTTTCCCTTGACGGTGTACTTGAATGATGCAAGCCCCTTTGCAGCAGGAGTAAATCGGGCCGTATAGCCATCATTCTGCAGTTCAACCGAGCCATTTTCCGCCGCAGACACGCTATATGTGGGTTTTACTTCCTGGAACCCGCGCGTAATCGTGCGCAAG
This window contains:
- a CDS encoding SGNH/GDSL hydrolase family protein — protein: MGCFTLKMANTTATFLLCGMCASYGITPNKLVSGGLLAHTGATTTDYLTDGYLTNWKSSSAKEIALNVGEGPKKLLINWESFGDCAWATDFTSGCGHSGVALSNFRILTSANSTDGTDGDWEVAATIQNNPVMARGVTIDFAGKSWFKIASEGDVGKLLEIEAFDMSAGGTDTWFFMGTSISQMGIKQQDTDSTTAQLIHAKFPEYTPAMLRGGIGCINSTEVVEHLSEYLEYAGNVKFWAIEMGTNDAWDGGDWNLNTYVSNMQTIIDSAKAHGITPVIARIIATDSAKAGWQINPAFLEAVDKLVEDNDLPQGPDFYSYFKEHPELLASDGVHPNAETKGGQAMHHLWAEALAPLYAAGDTATKTPDSSTTLKMSGTFMVPRIYAQGKNIFVEGNLLNVTSVTLVSATGQLISQKALSKNYGQVQFENIPTGQYIVIIRGKNAVQTSTVRAK
- a CDS encoding SUMF1/EgtB/PvdO family nonheme iron enzyme — translated: MHKFSSGVIAVTFIAGMFGGCSESPGSGLTPPTEGDSSATNFPDSSNADSLQEISSETAFSAGDTHSSSGLTATSSSDVFFVSSSSSGELVASPSSSSGTGFSYIAPANFSDTVNGVLFDMIHVPGGSYTRGCDNCAEQDKIYETPAHKVTVSDYFAAKTEVTVSQWNAVMGGKKNAWESGNAPKIGVSWFDANNFACKLGQLTGRQYRLLTDAEWEFAARGGKDGIADSFKFSGGNAIDDVAWYSENSGGKAHDVASKKPNKLGLYDMSGNSWEWVYDWLVGYTAGDKVNPVQLTGSGNKTRRGGSYGEPAEFARVSRRAIRSRDGAADMGFRLGASTELPPGMISACEAANPSDAVCAGDKNRDCRLITAADEAWISDDYTVIIGEDGIAAVSGFPNVSGQWYTLNNRSFNVVTKTGTKTYAYYVFSQDELTMISDDGIPYRLYRRALSEAKNKVNTPTVSNPKTLEQLIAAVEPERLVTDEQLAHPDTSIRDPRIAAASGYTWFFDGRCCGGNHKYRFHLDKSGDAEFVVMDYDDTHHENILAKGRWFTVGNIGLHIVLNGKYFNYLYTVGERTMSYSEYMPAGPIFCHISFQSYERGDFRIFNKTLYDDKIKRPRGFNGENPVYEAGDYQWGS
- a CDS encoding histidine phosphatase family protein yields the protein MRTSNFIFATTCVAALTACNDNVSNPDIESSSSDKSSNHSWIPVSSSEQDSPEWSSSATPSLAMSSSAIPASSSSEYLLLALSSSAELQVGSSSSIEESSSSAIMDTSPEIVLDKDGFATVADVYKSLAPDEKAVFIIRHSEREDDVALETELTANGIQMAQDLGATLKSEEEFSYVTSGFVRTNETANQISKGRGEASLPKLITNYDITGNWFLKISADSLAKYATSLGLKGNSIELMAHWAYEGEFSEAFYELEPRAQEFMQAVILKNLSKWKRITIMVSHDIFVMPLAVFGSQKKVALKYHEDYHWINYIAGLAVIADAQNNLRYIPVKGAESGVIDYLALYMAEHKIYTK